One part of the Eubalaena glacialis isolate mEubGla1 chromosome 19, mEubGla1.1.hap2.+ XY, whole genome shotgun sequence genome encodes these proteins:
- the LOC133080313 gene encoding keratin, high-sulfur matrix protein, B2A-like, protein MACCSTSFCGFPICSTGGTCGSSCCQPTCCQTRCCQPTFCQTSGCETGCGIAGSIGCGQEGGSGAVSCRTRWCRPDCRVEGTCLPPCCVVSCTPPCCCQLHHAQTSCCRPSYCGRSCCRLACCCQPTCCEPTCWQPTC, encoded by the coding sequence ATGGCCTGCTGTTCCACTAGCTTCTGTGGATTTCCCATCTGTTCCACTGGTGGGACCTGTGGCTCCAGCTGCTGTCAGCCAACCTGCTGCCAAACCAGGTGTTGCCAGCCAACCTTCTGCCAGACCAGTGGCTGTGAGACTGGCTGTGGCATTGCTGGTAGCATTGGctgtggccaggagggaggcagtggAGCTGTGAGCTGCCGCACCAGGTGGTGCCGACCTGACTGCCGCGTGGAgggcacctgcctgcctccctgctgtgtgGTGAGCTGCACCCCCCCGTGCTGCTGCCAGCTGCACCATGCCCAGACCTCCTGCTGCCGCCCATCCTACTGTGGACGGTCCTGCTGCCGCCTAGCCTGCTGCTGCCAGCCCACCTGCTGTGAGCCCACTTGCTGGCAGCCCACCTGCTAA